In a single window of the Novosphingobium sp. IK01 genome:
- a CDS encoding pirin family protein, translated as MDIPCTIHRLHPALRDDIGDLVTHRPLPGPALPNLGAFLFLNHHGPQVYGAPNRGLPFGPHPHRGFETVTFILEGELTHRDTGGHESTIYAGGVQWMTAGSGLIHAEISSEDFKRKGGPLEILQLWVNLPARLKMTTPRYVGVQADQVPVLVEDEGRAKVHLVSGTRGGMTGPVDSLTGVFMTFASIAAGGRLVFEGLAGRDVFFYVVSGEVVVEGESARAFHLVELTPGARVTIAAQQDSVILFGHAAPIVEPIVSHGPFVMNTVGEIHQAYADFRAGAFGAMD; from the coding sequence GTGACGACATCGGCGATCTGGTCACCCATCGCCCGTTGCCCGGACCGGCCCTGCCCAATCTGGGGGCGTTCCTGTTCCTCAACCACCATGGGCCGCAGGTCTATGGCGCGCCCAACCGGGGGCTGCCGTTCGGGCCGCATCCCCATCGCGGTTTCGAGACGGTGACCTTCATTCTCGAAGGCGAACTGACCCACCGCGATACCGGCGGCCACGAAAGCACGATTTATGCGGGCGGCGTCCAGTGGATGACGGCGGGAAGCGGGCTGATCCATGCCGAGATCTCGTCGGAGGACTTCAAGCGCAAGGGCGGCCCGCTCGAAATCCTGCAACTCTGGGTGAACCTGCCCGCGCGCCTCAAGATGACCACGCCGCGCTATGTCGGGGTTCAGGCCGATCAGGTGCCCGTTCTTGTCGAGGATGAGGGGCGGGCGAAAGTCCATCTCGTGTCCGGCACGCGCGGCGGGATGACGGGGCCGGTGGACTCGCTGACCGGCGTGTTCATGACGTTTGCATCCATCGCGGCGGGCGGGAGGCTCGTGTTCGAGGGGCTCGCCGGGCGTGATGTGTTTTTCTACGTCGTGTCGGGCGAGGTCGTGGTTGAGGGCGAGAGCGCGCGTGCGTTCCACCTCGTCGAACTGACGCCCGGCGCGCGGGTCACGATTGCTGCGCAGCAAGACAGCGTGATCCTGTTCGGCCACGCTGCGCCCATCGTCGAACCGATCGTTTCGCATGGGCCGTTCGTGATGAACACGGTCGGGGAAATTCACCAGGCTTACGCCGATTTTCGCGCTGGCGCCTTCGGGGCGATGGACTGA
- the adhP gene encoding alcohol dehydrogenase AdhP, translating to MTKMMKAAVAHEFGKPLVIEEVPVPTPGPGQILVKIATCGVCHTDLHAIHGDWPVKPKPPFIPGHEGIGHVVALGTGVTNVKEGDLVGVPWLHSACGHCTHCLGGWETLCHEQENSGYSVNGGFAEYALAAADYVGHVPAGLDLVEVAPILCAGVTVYKGLKVTDTKPGDWVAISGIGGLGHLAVQYAKAMGRKVIAVDVDDAKLELATRLGAELTVNPLKENPAAFVQAHCGGAQGVLVTAVSPKAFEQALGMAARGGTVALNGLPPGDFPLPIFDTVLNGITVRGSIVGTRLDLQESLAFAADGKVRATVETARLEDINEVFERMEKGQIEGRVVLDLR from the coding sequence ATGACGAAGATGATGAAAGCCGCGGTGGCGCACGAATTCGGCAAGCCGCTGGTGATCGAGGAAGTGCCCGTGCCCACCCCGGGCCCCGGACAGATCCTGGTCAAGATCGCGACGTGCGGCGTCTGCCATACCGACCTTCACGCCATTCATGGCGACTGGCCGGTCAAGCCCAAGCCGCCGTTCATTCCCGGCCATGAAGGCATCGGCCATGTCGTGGCGCTGGGCACCGGCGTGACCAACGTCAAGGAAGGCGATCTGGTCGGCGTTCCCTGGCTGCACTCGGCCTGCGGCCACTGCACGCACTGCCTGGGCGGCTGGGAAACCCTGTGCCACGAGCAGGAAAACTCGGGCTATTCGGTCAATGGCGGGTTCGCCGAATATGCGCTGGCGGCGGCGGACTATGTCGGCCACGTTCCGGCTGGCCTCGATCTGGTCGAAGTCGCGCCGATTCTGTGCGCGGGCGTGACCGTCTACAAGGGCCTCAAGGTCACCGACACCAAGCCGGGTGACTGGGTGGCGATCTCGGGCATCGGCGGCCTCGGGCACCTCGCGGTGCAATATGCCAAGGCCATGGGCCGCAAGGTGATTGCGGTCGATGTCGACGATGCCAAGCTCGAACTGGCGACGCGTCTGGGCGCCGAACTGACCGTCAACCCGCTCAAGGAAAATCCGGCGGCCTTCGTGCAGGCCCATTGCGGCGGCGCACAGGGCGTGCTGGTGACGGCGGTTTCGCCCAAGGCCTTCGAACAGGCGCTGGGCATGGCTGCGCGCGGCGGTACTGTCGCGCTCAACGGTCTGCCGCCGGGCGACTTCCCGCTGCCGATCTTCGACACCGTGCTCAACGGCATCACCGTGCGTGGTTCGATCGTGGGCACGCGCCTTGACCTCCAGGAATCTCTGGCTTTCGCGGCGGACGGCAAGGTCCGCGCGACGGTCGAGACCGCCCGCCTCGAAGACATCAACGAAGTGTTCGAGCGCATGGAAAAGGGCCAGATCGAAGGTCGCGTGGTTCTCGACCTCCGGTAA
- a CDS encoding hydrogenase small subunit — MATETFYDVMRRQGITRRSFTKFCSLTAAALGLPPAYAAEIQNAMETKPRIPVLWMHGLECTCCSESFIRSGHPLAKDVILSMISLDYDDTLMAAAGHQAEAIVKETIEKYDGNFILAVEGNPPLNQEGMSCIIGGRPFLEQLKEAADHCKAIISWGSCASWGCVQAARPNPTQATPIHKVPGLPAKPIIKVPGCPPIAEVMTAVIAYILTFERFPELDLQGRPKMFYSQRIHDKCYRRPHFDAGQFVEHFDDEGARKGYCLYKVGCKGPTTYNACSTVRWNGGLSFPIQAGHPCIGCSEDGFWDKGSFYNRLETVSGFGIEGNADTIGVAAAGTVGLATAAHAAVTAVKHARENAAARNMTPPAADDAAHEGTKTHDFEGQD, encoded by the coding sequence ATGGCCACCGAGACATTCTATGACGTGATGCGCCGACAGGGCATCACCCGGCGCAGCTTCACCAAATTCTGTAGCCTGACCGCCGCGGCGCTTGGCCTGCCGCCCGCCTATGCCGCCGAAATCCAGAATGCGATGGAGACCAAGCCGCGCATTCCCGTGCTGTGGATGCACGGTCTGGAATGCACGTGCTGCTCGGAAAGCTTCATCCGTTCGGGCCATCCGCTGGCCAAGGACGTGATCCTTTCGATGATCTCGCTCGACTATGACGACACGCTGATGGCCGCCGCCGGCCACCAGGCCGAAGCCATCGTCAAGGAAACCATCGAGAAGTACGATGGCAACTTCATCCTCGCGGTCGAGGGCAATCCGCCGCTCAACCAGGAAGGCATGAGCTGCATCATCGGCGGGCGTCCGTTCCTTGAGCAGCTCAAGGAAGCCGCCGACCACTGCAAGGCGATCATCAGCTGGGGCTCGTGCGCGAGCTGGGGCTGCGTTCAGGCCGCGAGGCCCAATCCCACGCAGGCCACCCCGATCCACAAGGTGCCCGGCCTTCCGGCCAAGCCGATCATCAAGGTGCCCGGCTGCCCGCCGATCGCCGAAGTGATGACCGCGGTCATCGCCTATATTCTCACTTTCGAGCGCTTCCCCGAGCTGGACCTTCAGGGGCGCCCCAAGATGTTCTATTCGCAGCGCATTCACGACAAGTGCTATCGCCGCCCGCACTTCGACGCGGGCCAGTTCGTCGAGCACTTCGACGACGAGGGCGCGCGCAAGGGCTATTGCCTCTACAAGGTCGGCTGCAAGGGCCCGACGACCTACAACGCCTGCTCGACGGTGCGCTGGAACGGTGGTCTCTCGTTCCCGATCCAGGCCGGGCACCCGTGCATCGGCTGCTCGGAAGACGGCTTCTGGGACAAGGGCTCGTTCTACAACCGCCTCGAAACCGTCTCGGGCTTCGGCATCGAGGGCAATGCCGACACCATCGGTGTCGCGGCGGCCGGTACGGTGGGGCTGGCCACGGCCGCCCATGCCGCCGTCACGGCGGTCAAGCACGCGCGCGAAAACGCTGCGGCCCGCAACATGACGCCTCCCGCCGCCGATGATGCGGCCCATGAAGGCACGAAAACCCACGATTTCGAGGGACAGGACTGA
- a CDS encoding nickel-dependent hydrogenase large subunit, translated as MTTLATPNGFTLDNGGKRLVIDPVTRIEGHMRCEVNIDSSNIIRNAVSTGTMWRGLEVILKGRDPRDAWAFVQRICGVCTGTHALTSVRAVENALKIDIPENANSIRNIMQLSLQVHDHLVHFYHLHALDWVNPVNALKADPKATSVLQQSVSPSHPNSSPGYFRDVQTRLRKFVESGQLGPFKNGYWTNPAYKLPPEADLMAVTHYLEALDFQKEIMRVRTIFGGKDIHPNWLVGGVPCAINLDGDMAAGAPINMASLDYVISITQRCIDFVKNVYVPDVIAIGGFYKDWLYGGGIANKSLMAYGCIPDKANDYSPSNLLMPHGAIINGKLSEIHPVDLADPEQIQEFVPHSWYKYEDESKGLHPWDGVTEPHYELGKNAKGTSTRIEELDESAKYSWIKAPRWRGHAMEVGPLARYIIGYQQGREDIKEQVDGLLRALDVPMEAMFSTLGRTAARALEAQWAAEKQKYFLDKLIANIKAGDTATANTAKFDPSTWPDEVKGVGFSEAPRGALAHWIRIKKGKIDNYQCVVPSTWNGSPRDNQGNIGAFEASLLNTKVERAEEPVEILRTLHSFDPCLACSTHVMGPDGKELAEVKVR; from the coding sequence ATGACGACGCTTGCCACCCCCAACGGCTTTACCCTCGACAATGGCGGCAAACGACTGGTCATCGATCCGGTCACCCGCATCGAGGGGCACATGCGCTGCGAAGTCAACATCGACAGCAGCAACATCATTCGCAACGCCGTTTCGACCGGCACGATGTGGCGCGGGCTTGAGGTGATCCTCAAGGGCCGCGACCCGCGCGACGCCTGGGCTTTCGTCCAGCGCATCTGCGGCGTGTGCACCGGCACCCACGCGCTCACCAGCGTCCGTGCGGTCGAAAACGCGCTCAAGATCGACATTCCCGAGAACGCGAACTCGATCCGCAACATCATGCAGCTCTCGCTTCAGGTGCATGACCACCTGGTGCACTTCTACCACCTCCATGCGCTCGACTGGGTGAACCCGGTCAACGCGCTCAAGGCCGATCCCAAGGCGACCAGCGTTCTCCAGCAGAGCGTCTCGCCCTCGCATCCCAATTCGTCGCCCGGCTATTTCCGCGACGTGCAGACGCGCCTGCGCAAGTTCGTCGAAAGCGGCCAGCTTGGGCCCTTCAAGAACGGCTACTGGACCAACCCGGCCTACAAGCTTCCCCCCGAAGCCGACCTCATGGCCGTCACGCACTATCTTGAAGCGCTCGATTTCCAGAAGGAAATCATGCGCGTGCGCACGATCTTCGGCGGCAAGGACATCCACCCCAACTGGCTGGTGGGCGGGGTTCCCTGCGCCATCAACCTCGATGGCGACATGGCCGCGGGCGCGCCGATCAACATGGCGAGCCTCGACTACGTGATCTCGATCACCCAGCGCTGCATCGACTTCGTGAAGAACGTCTATGTGCCCGACGTGATCGCCATCGGCGGGTTCTACAAGGACTGGCTCTATGGTGGCGGCATCGCCAACAAGTCGCTGATGGCCTATGGCTGCATTCCCGACAAGGCCAACGACTACAGCCCGTCGAACCTGCTGATGCCGCACGGCGCGATCATCAATGGCAAGTTGTCCGAGATCCACCCGGTCGATCTCGCCGATCCCGAGCAGATCCAGGAATTCGTGCCGCACAGCTGGTACAAGTACGAGGACGAGAGCAAGGGCCTCCACCCGTGGGACGGCGTGACCGAGCCGCACTACGAACTGGGCAAGAACGCCAAGGGCACCTCGACCCGCATCGAGGAACTCGACGAAAGCGCCAAGTACAGCTGGATCAAGGCCCCGCGCTGGCGCGGCCATGCGATGGAAGTGGGGCCGCTTGCGCGCTACATCATCGGCTACCAGCAGGGCCGCGAAGACATCAAGGAGCAGGTCGATGGCCTGCTGCGCGCGCTCGACGTGCCGATGGAAGCGATGTTCTCGACGCTGGGCCGTACCGCCGCGCGCGCGCTTGAGGCGCAGTGGGCTGCCGAGAAGCAGAAGTACTTCCTCGACAAGCTGATCGCCAACATCAAGGCGGGCGACACGGCGACCGCCAACACCGCCAAGTTCGATCCCTCGACCTGGCCCGACGAAGTCAAGGGCGTGGGCTTCTCCGAAGCGCCGCGCGGTGCGCTCGCCCACTGGATTCGCATCAAGAAGGGCAAGATCGACAACTACCAGTGCGTCGTGCCCAGCACCTGGAACGGGTCGCCGCGCGACAACCAGGGCAACATCGGGGCTTTCGAGGCCTCGCTGCTCAACACCAAGGTGGAGCGCGCCGAAGAGCCGGTCGAAATCCTGCGCACGCTGCACAGCTTCGACCCGTGCCTGGCCTGTTCGACCCACGTGATGGGGCCGGACGGCAAGGAACTGGCCGAAGTCAAAGTGCGCTGA
- a CDS encoding HupE/UreJ family protein, which yields MRKFSKMMIAAPALLASATPALAHPGHDDGTLLSGLIHPFTGVDHLAAMVAVGLWAATRSSRQAWQAPVAFMAALAAGAGLGVAVGAVPGLETMVAASVLILGAMLVMAAQLPSRLALGLIAATGLLHGMAHGVEATGSLPAYFAGFLASSALLHAAGWLAGRSIFARAQGRVVAGLALGATGLALLAA from the coding sequence ATGCGTAAGTTTTCCAAGATGATGATCGCAGCGCCGGCCCTGCTGGCCAGCGCCACGCCCGCGCTCGCGCACCCCGGCCACGACGACGGCACGCTGCTGTCGGGGCTGATCCATCCGTTCACCGGGGTCGACCATCTGGCTGCGATGGTCGCCGTGGGCCTTTGGGCTGCCACGCGCTCGTCGCGTCAGGCCTGGCAGGCGCCGGTGGCCTTCATGGCGGCGCTCGCCGCCGGGGCTGGCCTTGGTGTCGCCGTCGGGGCGGTGCCGGGTCTGGAAACCATGGTGGCCGCCTCGGTGCTGATCCTGGGGGCCATGCTGGTCATGGCCGCGCAACTGCCCTCGCGCCTTGCGCTGGGGCTGATCGCGGCAACGGGCCTGCTCCATGGCATGGCCCACGGGGTTGAGGCGACCGGTTCGCTGCCGGCCTATTTTGCCGGTTTCCTGGCTTCTTCGGCGCTGCTCCATGCTGCCGGTTGGCTGGCTGGCCGCAGCATTTTTGCGCGCGCGCAGGGCCGTGTGGTGGCGGGCCTCGCGCTCGGTGCGACCGGGCTCGCGCTGCTCGCAGCCTGA
- the cybH gene encoding Ni/Fe-hydrogenase, b-type cytochrome subunit, with protein sequence MAKRFIKSSKIDAEITRDGMVYVYEAPVRAWHWINAAAIVGLFLTGYLIGSPPPALTGEPSAHYLFGWIRFIHFACGQIMAVGILFRLYWSFVGNYFSREIIRPPFFSRKFWRGVWLESVSYLKAEHSPRRYIGHNPLAIISMHVMFMWVVIFMIITGFALYGEGEGAGWIHTVFTGPVLLLVGGNSFTIHTLHHFGMWAMVIFVLMHIYAAVREDILSREAIITSMISGWRKNRKVTPID encoded by the coding sequence ATGGCCAAGCGTTTCATCAAATCCTCAAAAATCGACGCGGAAATTACCCGTGACGGCATGGTTTATGTCTACGAGGCGCCCGTGCGCGCCTGGCACTGGATCAATGCTGCCGCGATCGTCGGGCTGTTCCTGACCGGCTACCTGATCGGATCGCCGCCTCCGGCGCTGACGGGGGAGCCTTCGGCGCACTACCTGTTCGGCTGGATCCGTTTCATCCACTTTGCCTGCGGCCAGATCATGGCGGTGGGGATCCTGTTCCGGCTCTACTGGAGCTTCGTGGGCAACTATTTCTCGCGGGAAATCATCCGGCCGCCGTTTTTCTCGCGCAAGTTCTGGCGCGGGGTCTGGCTTGAGTCGGTGAGCTACCTCAAGGCCGAGCATTCGCCCCGCCGCTATATCGGGCACAACCCGCTGGCGATCATCTCGATGCACGTGATGTTCATGTGGGTCGTGATCTTCATGATCATCACCGGCTTTGCCCTCTATGGCGAGGGAGAAGGCGCGGGCTGGATCCACACCGTCTTCACCGGGCCGGTGCTGCTGCTGGTTGGCGGCAACAGCTTCACCATCCACACTTTGCACCATTTCGGCATGTGGGCGATGGTGATCTTCGTGCTGATGCACATCTATGCCGCCGTGCGCGAGGACATTCTCTCGCGCGAGGCGATCATCACCTCGATGATCTCGGGCTGGCGCAAGAACCGCAAGGTCACGCCGATCGACTGA